One segment of Triticum aestivum cultivar Chinese Spring chromosome 2A, IWGSC CS RefSeq v2.1, whole genome shotgun sequence DNA contains the following:
- the LOC123187261 gene encoding probable flavin-containing monooxygenase 1 yields MDKKRVAIVGAGLSGLAASKHLLERGCRPAVFEADTVLGGVWAHAPECTRLQTPRPMFQYSDFPWPESVTEVFPDHRQVADYLYAYARHFGVLDCIRFGRRVVGMEYVGVSEQQVAAWEDWAGCGEAFGSGDGEWWLTVADVDGLVEVHKADFVLLCVGRFSGVPNIPTFPIGKGPEVFDGKVIHSMEYSKMGGKKAREMIKDKRVTVVGYLRSAVDIANECANMNGTKNLCTMVVRTKRWIIPDYYAWGVHISNFYLTRFAELLIHKPGEGFLLSMLATVLTPLRLMFSKFAESYYSIAMKKHHMVPDHSFFEGLVACVAAIAPKDHYKNLEEGSIILKKSKTFSFCEEGVHVEGECTPVKSDIVIFGTGFKGDQKIKDMFTSEYFQSIVVGSTSTTVPLYRECIHPKIPQLAVIGYSESLTNIYTTELMSKWISHFMDGGFRLPSVKEMQRDVLEWEKFMKRYSRDYFRRSCVGIVHIWYNDQLCQDMGCNPRRKKGFFSELFEPYGPCDYVNLHPK; encoded by the exons ATGGACAAGAAGAGGGTGGCCATCGTCGGCGCCGGCCTGAGCGGCCTGGCGGCGTCCAAGCACCTGCTGGAGCGCGGCTGCCGGCCGGCTGTCTTCGAGGCGGACACCGTCCTCGGCGGCGTGTGGGCGCACGCGCCAGAGTGCACCAGGCTCCAGACGCCGCGGCCCATGTTCCAGTACTCCGACTTCCCGTGGCCGGAGTCCGTCACGGAGGTGTTCCCCGACCACCGCCAGGTTGCGGACTACCTCTACGCCTATGCGCGGCACTTCGGCGTGCTCGACTGCATTAGGTTCGGCCGCAGGGTGGTCGGGATGGAGTATGTGGGCGTCAGCGAGCAGCAGGTGGCGGCGTGGGAGGACTGGGCTGGGTGCGGCGAGGCATTTGGTTCCGGCGACGGTGAGTGGTGGCTCACGGTGGCCGACGTGGACGGCCTCGTGGAG GTACACAAGGCAGACTTTGTGCTTCTTTGTGTTGGGAGGTTCAGTGGTGTGCCCAACATACCTACATTTCCTATTGGCAAAGGCCCAGAAGTGTTTGACGGGAAAGTGATCCACTCCATGGAGTACTCAAAAATGGGAGGCAAAAAAGCTAGGGAGATGATCAAGGACAAGCGTGTGACTGTTGTTGGCTACCTAAGATCAGCAGTAGACATTGCAAATGAATGTGCAAACATGAATG GTACCAAAAACCTATGCACAATGGTAGTACGAACAAAGCGTTGGATTATACCAGACTACTATGCTTGGGGTGTCCACATATCAAATTTCTATCTCACCCGCTTCGCCGAACTACTTATTCACAAGCCTGGTGAAGGCTTTCTCCTCAGCATGTTGGCTACTGTCTTGACTCCACTG AGGTTGATGTTTTCGAAGTTTGCTGAGAGCTACTACTCCATTGCAATGAAGAAACATCACATGGTGCCTGACCATAGCTTTTTTGAGGGATTAGTGGCATGTGTGGCTGCCATTGCACCAAAGGATCATTACAAGAATCTGGAGGAAGGTAGCATCATTCTTAAGAAGTCAAAAACATTCAGCTTTTGTGAAGAAGGTGTGCATGTAGAAGGTGAATGTACTCCAGTAAAGAGTGACATCGTTATCTTCGGAACCGGATTCAAGGGTGATCAAAAGATCAAGGACATGTTCACATCAGAATACTTTCAGAGCATAGTCGTTGGCTCAACATCAACGACCGTGCCACTTTATAG GGAGTGCATCCATCCAAAGATTCCACAGCTCGCAGTCATCGGCTATTCAGAGAGCTTGACAAATATCTATACAACAGAGCTTATGTCCAAGTGGATATCACATTTTATGGATGGTGGTTTCAGATTGCCAAGTGTCAAAGAAATGCAGAGGGATGTCCTTGAATGGGAGAAGTTCATGAAGCGCTACTCTCGAGACTATTTCCGTAGGTCATGTGTTGGAATTGTTCATATATGGTATAATGATCAACTATGCCAGGACATGGGATGTAACCCAAGAAGGAAGAAGGGTTTTTTCTCTGAATTATTTGAGCCATATGGTCCTTGTGATTATGTTAATCTTCACCCCAAGTAA